A window of Sphingobacterium sp. SRCM116780 contains these coding sequences:
- a CDS encoding YrhA family protein has product METIKSLIEKIKDQNLKYGDEIQLPAVSFDLEKLKSLFIQLFKFEIPTTFVKILEITNGIDNNGTVLYATMRALINGYEDRYIDGIFEANEEWHTNAYFAEYIFYADSEQYLFVQNIQSKLFSFHPRDNFETNLFSTTNEELFFQIILECALGEDIENKYA; this is encoded by the coding sequence ATGGAAACAATAAAATCTTTAATAGAAAAAATAAAAGATCAAAATCTAAAATATGGTGATGAAATTCAATTACCAGCAGTTTCATTTGATCTAGAAAAACTTAAATCTTTATTTATACAACTATTCAAGTTTGAAATACCAACTACATTTGTTAAAATACTAGAAATCACAAATGGAATAGATAATAATGGAACAGTTTTGTATGCTACAATGAGGGCATTAATAAATGGATATGAGGATAGGTATATAGATGGGATATTCGAGGCTAATGAAGAGTGGCATACAAATGCATATTTTGCAGAATATATTTTTTATGCAGATTCAGAGCAATATTTATTTGTGCAAAATATACAGTCTAAATTATTTAGTTTCCATCCAAGAGATAATTTTGAAACCAATTTGTTTTCAACTACTAATGAAGAACTCTTTTTCCAAATTATATTGGAATGTGCGTTAGGAGAAGATATTGAAAATAAATATGCATAA